The Flaviflexus equikiangi genome contains the following window.
GATCATCTCCTGATGGTCAACATCGAACGATGCTGAGAGGACCTCCGTGGGGTCCTCGTGGAGCCCGGAGAACATCTCCCGGTAGGCGCGTGCGATCCGGGCGGGGGTATCGACGAGCCCGTCGCGTTCCGGATCTTCGCCGATCGCGACGAGCAGGTCGCGGATGGCATTCTCAACACCAGCAGAATCGAAGGTCACGATGGCTCCGTCGGATAGGCGATGGGAGGGATGGTCGAGAGGGGACGCTCGTCCGAACTCAGCCAGAGCGGACGCTCGGGAGCCTTGACCACGGGGACGAAGAGCTCAGCGAGCTCCTTCTCCAGAAGGGTTTCCTTCTCGAGGAGTCGGCCGGCCAGCTCGTCGAGGATGTGCCGGTTGGCCTGCATGATCTCCCAGCACTCATCGTGTGCCGCGTCGATCAGCTGGCGGACCTCCTGGTCGATGATGTGGGCCATGCGGTCGGAGTATTCGGCGTGGCCCCCGCCTGCGGCGCGGGTCATCGGATCGGCATCGTCCGCGACGAGACGGACAGCGCCGACACGGGCCGACATGCCGTATTCGGTCACCATCTTGCGGGCGATACTCGTCGCCTTCTGGATGTCGTTCGATGCTCCCGTCGTCGGATCGTGGAACACCATCTCCTCGGCGACACGCCCGCCCAGCGCATAGACGAGCTGGTCGAGCAGTTCGTTGCGGGAGGTCGAATACCTGTCCTCAGTCGGCATCACCATCGTGTAGCCGAGTGCCCGTCCGCGCGGCAGGATCGTCACCTTCGTGACAGGATCCGTGTGGTTGAGGGCGGCCGCGGCCAGGGCGTGCCCGCCCTCGTGGTACGCGGTCATCCGCTTCTCGTCCGCATTCATCACCCTCGTGCGGCGCTGCGGGCCTGCGATGACACGATCGATCGCCTCGTCGAGATCCTCGATCGTGATCGTCGTCTGTTCCTGGCGTGCGGCCAGGAGGGCCGCTTCGTTCATGAGGTTCGCCAGATCGGCACCCGTGAATCCGGGTGTGCGACGGGCGATGGACTCGAGCTCGATGCCGTCGGCGAGCGGCTTGCCGTCGGAGTGGACGCGGAGGATCTTTGTCCGGCCCGGCAGGTCGGGAGCATCGACAGCGATCTGACGGTCGAAGCGCCCCGGCCGCAGGAGTGCCTGGTCGAGAACGTCGGGCCGGTTCGTCGCCGCGATGAGGATGACGTTCGTCGTCGCGTCGAACCCGTCCATCTCCACCAGCAGCTGGTTGAGCGTCTGTTCGCGCTCGTCGTTGCCGCCGCCGACGCCGATGCCGCGGGATCGGCCGACCGCGTCGATCTCGTCGACGAAGATGATGGCGGGGGCGGACTGTTTGGCCTTCGTGAACAGGTCTCGGACTCGCGATGCTCCGACGCCGACGAACATTTCGACGAATTCGGATCCGGAGATCGAGAAGAACGGCACCTGTGCTTCACCCGCGACGGCTTTCGCGAGGAGTGTCTTGCCGGTGCCTGGCGGTCCGTACAGGAGGACGCCCTTGGGAATCTTGGCTCCCATCGCATGGAACTTCTCGGGCTTCTCGAGGAACTCTTTGATCTCGCCGAGTTCCTCAACGGCCTCGTCGGCTCCCGCCACGTCCGAGAACGTCACGTCCGGCATCTCCTTGTCCATGCCGGCGCCCTTGCTGCGGATCTTGCCGAACCCGCCCATGCCGCCCTGCTGGAGCTTCGGCAGGAGGAAGATGAAGAAGCCGAGGATGATGAGGAGGGGGATCGCCATGATGAGGAGCGATGCCCAGATCGACTCCTGAGGGACGATCGAGTTGTAGCCGTAGGCGGGCTCGGCCGACTCGACGAGATCGACGATATCCTCCCCCTGGGGGGTGATGTACTGGAAGGCGACACGGTCGCCGACCTCCTGCTGTTCACCCTCCGCATCCATGACCGAGACGTCTTTCGCGAGGTCGATGCGGACGGTCTGGGCGCCCTGGGTGATGACGACACGCTCGATGTCGCCGCCTTCAGCCTCCTGGAGGATCGTTATGCCCTCGGAGGTCGAGATGGGAGTGTATTCGCTGCCGCCGAAGAACATGTAGTAGAAGGCGAGCGCGAAGAGCGGTGTGAGGAGCCACGGGAACCACGAGCGCTTGGCCTCGGGCTGGTTCTTCTTCTTCGGGTCGTTCTTCGTCTTCTGGTCGTCCGTGCTCCTGCTCGCCGAACGCCAGGGCCTCTTATCCTCGCCCGGCTTGTCCTTCTTGCTATCCGCCATAGACGTGAGGTGCGAGCGTGCCGACGAAGGGCAGGTTCCGGTACTTCTCTGCATAATCCAGGCCGTAGCCGACAACGAATTCGTTGGGGATGTCGAATCCTACATACTCGACGTGGATGTCGACGGTCGTCGCGTCGGGCTTGCGCAGAAGGGTGGCGATCTCGACGGAGGCGGGCCCGCGGGACTCCAGGTTGGCCTTCAGCCAGGACAGCGTCAGCCCGGAGTCGATGATGTCTTCGACGATCAGGACATGCTTGCCCTCGAGGTCCGTCTCGAGGTCCTTGAGGATCCTCACGACACCAGATGATTTGGTGCCGGACCCGTACGATGACACCGCCATCCAGTCCATCGTCAGCGGCGTGTGCATCTTGCGGGCGAGATCGGCCATGACCATGACCGCTCCCTTGAGGATGCCGAGGACAAGGATCTCCTTCCCCTCGTAATCCCGGTCAATGGCGGCAGCGAGCTCGTCGAGCCTGCTGGAGATCTCGTCTTCGGTAATGAGGATCTTGCACAGGTCCTCGCCCATATCCGTCGAATCCACGAATGTCCCTTCTCGTCTGGCTACTAGCCTTTATGCTACTCCACGTGCCGTTCCAGACGATCGCGCGTTCTCCTCACGCGTAGTCCCGGAACGTCGATCCGTTTACCGGTCTCTCCTTCGACGAGACGATCGACTGCATTGACATGCCAGGCCGTCAGTTCGCCCGCCCGCGCTCCCTGCGCGAGGAGCCAGGATCGGATGATGCGGGTGCGGATGGCGCGGTGGTGGGGGCGGAGGGAGGCCAGGAGGAGCCCCTCGCCATCGAGCGCCTCCCCGAGCGCCGTATGTGCGAGATCATCGAGGCAGTCCAGGTCCTCCTGCAAGAGGCCAGCAGTGCGTGCGAGTGCACCCCGAACGTCCTGCCCGAGCGCTCTCGACAGCTCCGGCAGGGCACGATCGCGTACCGCGGACCTGCGGAGCGGCCCGCCGTCTGCCGTCCGCCACGGCCCCTCGCTGCTGTTCGAGGGATCGTCCCACCACTGCCAGCCCCATTCACTTAAGGCCTGGCGCAGCTCGGACCGTGTGAGGTTGAGGAATGGTCTCGCGAACGGCACATCGGTCGTGCCGGGAAGGTATCCAGTCGGCCGCATTCCCGCTATCGACCGGGGCCCGCTGCCGCGCCCCAGACCCATGAGGACCGTTTCCGCCTGGTCGTCCATCGTGTGCCCGAGGAGAACGAGTGCGGGCCCGCCGAGACGTCGCGCCTCGTCGGCGATCGCAGCATACCGTCCCGTCCGCGCACTGCCTTCGGGGCCTTCGGAACCGGCTGCATCGATGCGGACTGCACGCGCCGGCATGAGAGCGGATAGTCGTTCGACGAGATCGCGCGCTCTCGTGTCCGATCCCGGCAGGAGCCCGTGATCGACGGTGATGGCGCGGGGTGACACCCCGGCGGACTGTGCCTCGGCGGACAGTGCAAGAGCGAGAGCAAGCGAGTCCGATCCTCCGGAGCACGCGACAAGCACCGTGCGTGATTCGAGGGCGCCGCGAACAGCTTGGCGGGCTGCTAGGACAGCACGCGGGCGATCCACGAGTGGGGATCCTTCAGCTCGTTCACATCCGGCACGTAGAGCGGGTTCTGCCACAGTGTGTTCAGGCCGTCATGTCCGCGCTCGCGGATGACAGTTGACACGAACTTTTCGCCGTCGCGGTACTGGTCGAGCTTGAGGTCGACCCCGAGGAGCCTGTTCGCGAACCTTGCCAGATTCGATCCAGCGCCCCTGCGGGCCGCAACGGCCGCGGTGATGCGCTTGCGGGAGGGAATCCGGGCGATCGGGACCGTGTTCATGACATACTCCGCGTGCCCTTCGAGCACTGCCATGAGGGCGAGAAGATCGTCAAGGGCATCCTCTTCGAAGCCATCGTCGATGGCGTCGATGACGAGCCGGACCTTGGCGATGAGGACGTCTTTGAGCCACGGTGCGGCCGTGAACTGGAAGGCGTGGGTGAACTCGTGCACGCACACGAACAGCTGGACGTCGCGGCTGTCGAGGTTCCATTCGCTCGCGAATTCCCACACGTTCGGTGCGACAAGAAGGAGCCGTCCCGGTATCGGCAGTCCCTGCCCCGGTATTGCCGTCAACGCGAACGGATCGTACTGTCCGAGAATGCGGGGGGCGAGGAATGCGAGAGCTCCCGCCATCTCTTCCGAGACGAGGCGGTTGCCGATGCGGCCACCGTTCGTGAACTCTTCGATGAGGGGGGCGGCTGAGATCGCGGCCGCCTGCGCCCATCCCGGGCGGGCGAGAACCGCAACCGGGGTTGCCGCCACTGTCTCCGTGACGTCGTGGAGTTTCGTCACGCTGGCCACGATGTCGGGGGCGGCAGCTGCGCACTGCCTGAGTGATGTCGCCACTGCTTTCGCCTTGGCCGGCGTGATGGTGGGGCCGGAGCCTGAGAACTGCCGCGTTCGACGGTAGGCGATGGTCGGGTCAATCGGCATTCTCGTCCCCCATGGCTAAGGCATTGATGGCCTCATCGATTGCGGGACGAACTATTCCCGTTGTTCCCGACTCTAGACCATCGATGAGTATCGAGAAGGCAAGGACCTGTCCGCTTTCCGTCGTCACGTAGCCCGTGAGGGAGTTCGCGGCGATCAGGGTGCCGGTCTTGGCCCGGACGAGCCCCTGCGTCGGCAGACCGTCGAACCGGCTCCACAGCGTGCCGCTCAAGCCCGCGACGGGGAGGGAGTGGGGGATGGTGGACGTGTCGCAGCCGCATGATGCGGAATCGACGAGTACGGAGGTCAACAGGTGGGCGCTCACCCTGTTGTCGATCGAGAGTCCCGCAGCATCGGAGACGATCAGCCCCGTCGTGTTGTAACCCTGATCGACGAGGGATTCCTTCACCGCGACGGCAGAACCGTCGAAATCCGCTGTCAGTCCGCGGCTCTGCGCGACGAGGTGTCCGAGAACCTGGGCGAGAGAGTTGTCCGACATCGTCAACGTGTAGTCGACGAGATCGCGGATCGGGGCGGAAGAGACGATCCCGGCAGTGTTCTCGTCGGTTGCCGCAGGGGCCGTGCCTGTGGTGACGGTCGTAACCTCGATACCCCGTTCGCCGAGGAGCTCCGCGAAGCGGTTGACCGCATCGCGATCCGGGTTCGTGGAATAGACGCTTCCGACGATGCCGCCGTCGATCGCGATGGGCCTCATCGGCATGATGAACTGGCGATCGGAGCCGACAACGTTCTCGTGATAGTCGGTGCCGGTGAACAGGCTCGAGTCGAGGCTGAGCTCAATGCTCGACAGTCCTCTGGATTCGAGCTCGCTGATTGTTTGATCGGCGAGATCTGCCAGGCCGGCACGGCCGACGGCCGACATCTCATCCCCGTAGCCCGATGACAGGTAGATGTCGCCGCCGCCGACGAGATAGAGGCGCTGTTCGGAGATGATGGCCCGGGTGTCCAGTGTGGTGTTCGGGCCCAGCTCCTCGAGTGCGGCAGCCGCCGTGAGAACTTTCATGCTCGACGCGGGCAGTCTCCCCGTCCCGCCCCTCATGTCATACACGAGGGTTCCGTCGAGTTCCCGGACGACGAATGATGTCTCTCCCGTGTTCCGGGGGTCGTCGGCGAGACTCTCTGCGATGGTTGCGACGTCGCCCGGCAAAAGG
Protein-coding sequences here:
- the ftsH gene encoding ATP-dependent zinc metalloprotease FtsH, with the translated sequence MADSKKDKPGEDKRPWRSASRSTDDQKTKNDPKKKNQPEAKRSWFPWLLTPLFALAFYYMFFGGSEYTPISTSEGITILQEAEGGDIERVVITQGAQTVRIDLAKDVSVMDAEGEQQEVGDRVAFQYITPQGEDIVDLVESAEPAYGYNSIVPQESIWASLLIMAIPLLIILGFFIFLLPKLQQGGMGGFGKIRSKGAGMDKEMPDVTFSDVAGADEAVEELGEIKEFLEKPEKFHAMGAKIPKGVLLYGPPGTGKTLLAKAVAGEAQVPFFSISGSEFVEMFVGVGASRVRDLFTKAKQSAPAIIFVDEIDAVGRSRGIGVGGGNDEREQTLNQLLVEMDGFDATTNVILIAATNRPDVLDQALLRPGRFDRQIAVDAPDLPGRTKILRVHSDGKPLADGIELESIARRTPGFTGADLANLMNEAALLAARQEQTTITIEDLDEAIDRVIAGPQRRTRVMNADEKRMTAYHEGGHALAAAALNHTDPVTKVTILPRGRALGYTMVMPTEDRYSTSRNELLDQLVYALGGRVAEEMVFHDPTTGASNDIQKATSIARKMVTEYGMSARVGAVRLVADDADPMTRAAGGGHAEYSDRMAHIIDQEVRQLIDAAHDECWEIMQANRHILDELAGRLLEKETLLEKELAELFVPVVKAPERPLWLSSDERPLSTIPPIAYPTEPS
- the hpt gene encoding hypoxanthine phosphoribosyltransferase, with amino-acid sequence MDSTDMGEDLCKILITEDEISSRLDELAAAIDRDYEGKEILVLGILKGAVMVMADLARKMHTPLTMDWMAVSSYGSGTKSSGVVRILKDLETDLEGKHVLIVEDIIDSGLTLSWLKANLESRGPASVEIATLLRKPDATTVDIHVEYVGFDIPNEFVVGYGLDYAEKYRNLPFVGTLAPHVYGG
- the tilS gene encoding tRNA lysidine(34) synthetase TilS; protein product: MDRPRAVLAARQAVRGALESRTVLVACSGGSDSLALALALSAEAQSAGVSPRAITVDHGLLPGSDTRARDLVERLSALMPARAVRIDAAGSEGPEGSARTGRYAAIADEARRLGGPALVLLGHTMDDQAETVLMGLGRGSGPRSIAGMRPTGYLPGTTDVPFARPFLNLTRSELRQALSEWGWQWWDDPSNSSEGPWRTADGGPLRRSAVRDRALPELSRALGQDVRGALARTAGLLQEDLDCLDDLAHTALGEALDGEGLLLASLRPHHRAIRTRIIRSWLLAQGARAGELTAWHVNAVDRLVEGETGKRIDVPGLRVRRTRDRLERHVE
- a CDS encoding zinc-dependent metalloprotease, which encodes MPIDPTIAYRRTRQFSGSGPTITPAKAKAVATSLRQCAAAAPDIVASVTKLHDVTETVAATPVAVLARPGWAQAAAISAAPLIEEFTNGGRIGNRLVSEEMAGALAFLAPRILGQYDPFALTAIPGQGLPIPGRLLLVAPNVWEFASEWNLDSRDVQLFVCVHEFTHAFQFTAAPWLKDVLIAKVRLVIDAIDDGFEEDALDDLLALMAVLEGHAEYVMNTVPIARIPSRKRITAAVAARRGAGSNLARFANRLLGVDLKLDQYRDGEKFVSTVIRERGHDGLNTLWQNPLYVPDVNELKDPHSWIARVLS
- the dacB gene encoding D-alanyl-D-alanine carboxypeptidase/D-alanyl-D-alanine endopeptidase, which codes for MKARSQAGIVAVLILLGGYVVADAVDIAPGILTATDKPLEPRAYPEAANFEAIDADVPVDDGGVDLLPGDVATIAESLADDPRNTGETSFVVRELDGTLVYDMRGGTGRLPASSMKVLTAAAALEELGPNTTLDTRAIISEQRLYLVGGGDIYLSSGYGDEMSAVGRAGLADLADQTISELESRGLSSIELSLDSSLFTGTDYHENVVGSDRQFIMPMRPIAIDGGIVGSVYSTNPDRDAVNRFAELLGERGIEVTTVTTGTAPAATDENTAGIVSSAPIRDLVDYTLTMSDNSLAQVLGHLVAQSRGLTADFDGSAVAVKESLVDQGYNTTGLIVSDAAGLSIDNRVSAHLLTSVLVDSASCGCDTSTIPHSLPVAGLSGTLWSRFDGLPTQGLVRAKTGTLIAANSLTGYVTTESGQVLAFSILIDGLESGTTGIVRPAIDEAINALAMGDENAD